The Mycolicibacterium monacense genome contains the following window.
CCGGGTGCGCAGCGTCTCGCTGATCGACCACATCGGTCCGGCGCAGCGGGCCGCGCTCGCGCCGGTGCGCGCGGGTTTCGCGCGGCTCGACGCGGCCGTCCCCGATCCGGCCGCTTACCTCGACAGCGTGCGCGCCGCAGGCATCGTCGATCCGTGGACGCCGTTCTGGGACGAGCACCACACCTACGAACTGGCCGAACAGCCCGACGGGACGTGGCGTCCGACGACCTCGCGTGCCGCCGCCGAAGAGGACCTCTTCCAGCGCTGGCCCACCGACTGGACCGACCACTGGCGGGCACTGACCATGCCGGCGGTCGCGGTCCGGGCGATGCGGCCCCTCAACGGCGCCGTGCTGATCGGCGACGAGGCCGTCGCGGACCTGCGCGCCACCAACCCGGCGGTCCGCGTCGTCGAGACCCCCGACAGCAACCACTTCACCTGCATCGTGGACCTCGTCACCGCCGAAGCGGTCGGATCGGTGCTGCGATAAATCGCTTTCGCGGGTGCGGCGCCGTACGGCACCCTGTCCCGCGTGGTGGATGTGGCGGCTTTCGACCGGGATGGCCATCTCAAGATCGACCAGCCGGAGTTGCGCGGCGCCGCCGGGGCCGCCCGCGCGGCGCTGTGGGCGCAGATCGGGCTGTCACCCGGCGATCCGGCGTCGTGGACGCAGCCGGTCGTCTGGGCGGCGGATATGACCGGCGTCGGCCCGTTCGGGGAACTGACCCGCAGCACGCGCCTGGCCGAGAC
Protein-coding sequences here:
- a CDS encoding alpha/beta fold hydrolase, whose product is MDFDLDLPSGRVHARSWGADDAPILLCVHGISANLTAFTYLADRLAGPDRRVVAFDLRGRGRSEITPPGSYGLDSHARDVLAVADALGADAVDLTGWSLGALIAMRVARDDDTRVRSVSLIDHIGPAQRAALAPVRAGFARLDAAVPDPAAYLDSVRAAGIVDPWTPFWDEHHTYELAEQPDGTWRPTTSRAAAEEDLFQRWPTDWTDHWRALTMPAVAVRAMRPLNGAVLIGDEAVADLRATNPAVRVVETPDSNHFTCIVDLVTAEAVGSVLR